A genomic segment from Actinoplanes sichuanensis encodes:
- a CDS encoding DUF6879 family protein encodes MLLLRADTFRRMFRSFDRTAFHLEVRDVYRVAEEAPPFQRFLDGEPDDFAWQRPWLELMREVTESGRSVRRLRVVTAPHGDYTRWLLSISGLNVEAGEDIRWLPRAATAGLPVAHDDFWLFDDRRVVFTLFEPDSSSAGGAMTEDPAIVRHCVRIRAALWAAGIPHDDYVKG; translated from the coding sequence ATGCTGCTGCTGCGGGCCGACACCTTCCGGCGCATGTTCCGTTCCTTCGACCGGACCGCCTTCCACCTGGAGGTGCGCGACGTCTACCGGGTCGCCGAGGAGGCACCGCCGTTCCAGCGGTTCCTGGACGGCGAACCGGACGACTTCGCCTGGCAGCGGCCATGGCTGGAGCTGATGCGTGAGGTCACCGAGTCCGGTCGCAGCGTGCGCCGGCTGCGGGTGGTCACGGCCCCGCACGGTGATTACACGCGCTGGCTGTTGAGCATCTCCGGGTTGAACGTGGAGGCCGGTGAGGACATCAGGTGGCTGCCGCGGGCCGCGACCGCCGGGCTGCCGGTCGCCCACGACGACTTCTGGCTCTTCGACGACCGGCGGGTGGTGTTCACCCTGTTCGAGCCGGACTCCTCGAGCGCGGGCGGTGCGATGACCGAGGACCCGGCGATCGTCCGGCATTGCGTACGGATCCGGGCCGCCCTGTGGGCGGCCGGGATACCGCACGACGACTACGTCAAAGGTTGA